The following nucleotide sequence is from Flavobacteriales bacterium.
ATAGACACACCAAATGCTAGGAAAAGTATAAGTACTAGAATCGACTTTAATACTTTATTGAAGCTTGCAGACACTACTCTGTTCATAATCAAGTTACTACTCCTTTTTGTTCATTATTCACTATAACCAGGAGACTTTATTTGCAAGCAAATGTAAAAGATTCATCGTTTAACACAAACAATTACATAAGAATTTACCGCAAATAAGGTATTGCTTATCTCATTTGCTTTTATACAATCCTGAACCACCAATGTTTACGGTGGTTAATCTATTATAAAAATTGCTCCTAATATTATCACAACCATTAAACCTGCGATTCCATACATCATATACAAACTTCCCTCTTTACTCCCTTCATTTGTTTCCTTTTTCTCTTCCTTTATTTCTTCTTTCACAGATGGAGTTACAGCTTTTGTATCTATGTAATCAAATATTGCCATGATTTCTTCATCTTTTAAATTCTGAGGCGGCATTGCAGATTTGTTAAATTGCTCGTAAACTTCATTCGCATACATATCCCCACTTGCAATAAGTTCCTTTGAGTTTTGCGTCCATTTAATAACCCACTCATTGCCCTGTCTTTCTCTTGAACCCTGTAGTCCCGGACCAACTAATCTTTTGGTATTCGTTTTATGGCATGAAGCACAATTTTGCTTGAATAGATTTTCCCCATCTAATTCGGCATGAGAATTGCTCGAAATTAACACTGTACTAATTATTAGTATAGTAACAACTAAAATAGTTTTTGCCTTAATCTTCATTTTATTTCTTTTTCACTTTGTAAATAATCGGCACAAATGTATGAGAAAGCAGGTTGATACCAAAAAATGATAGAGACAAAGTAGATATTTACCGAACAACTATTATTATTTTCACATTACCAATAAAGTCGAATATAATCCTACC
It contains:
- a CDS encoding cytochrome c; its protein translation is MKIKAKTILVVTILIISTVLISSNSHAELDGENLFKQNCASCHKTNTKRLVGPGLQGSRERQGNEWVIKWTQNSKELIASGDMYANEVYEQFNKSAMPPQNLKDEEIMAIFDYIDTKAVTPSVKEEIKEEKKETNEGSKEGSLYMMYGIAGLMVVIILGAIFIID